GCCTGCTGTTTCGTGCAGTGTGAAAGCAGCAGTGTGAGCAGGCAAGAGGCCGACTCGGCTGGAGGCACCGACTGAAGCCAAGGCCACGGGGTTCTGTGGGCTGTGCATGGGCTCAGGCACACCAGGAATGTGCCACGTGTCCTGTGGGTGGTGCACAGGCTCAGGCATACCGGGGCTGTCAGCTCTGGCTCCCAGGGTCGCCGGCCTCACTGTCACTGCTCTGAGACAGCTCTGTGGGGCTTTCAAGGCAGTGCAGCTCCAGGAAGCTGGTGATGAGCTTGGCGATGGCTTCCACATCACTGGGCAAGGCCGGCAATGGGAGGAAGGTCAGGTCACCTCAGCACAGGGCGCCATGAGACCCCACAGCAGCCTCCTCCTCAACCACCCAGCCCCTGGGGCTCCCAAACTGGACCCAGCACTTCCTGGCCGCCTCCTACCCTCCCAGCCACGGAGGCTGCCCCTGAGCCTGCACATGCTTAACGTGGGCCCCTCTGTGTCTCGTCCACAAACTCATCTCCTCTCCCAGCTGTCCTGTAGCTCTGGGTGGTCAGGAACGGGAGTCACCTGACACAGCTGCAGCTCCAGCCAGATCAAAGTCCCACAGCCTTACCTGCGGTGGCCCATGACTGCACTCTGCGTGAGGGGGTGGGAGAAGCCCGTCGCAAGCCGGAGCACCACCATGTAGCCCTTCCCGAAGTACCGGACCTTCTCCTCCTCCACGCTCACATCGCGGACATCATGCAGCAGGACCACCACTGTGGGGAGACGGTCAGTGGCCGAGCCGTCCCCGCCCACACGTGCCGCCCGGCAGTCACACCAGGGCCACTGGCGCCATCGAGAGCGACAGCCACGCCTGGTTGGCAGCAAAAGCATTTGCTGTTTCCTGCCTGAGGCTGGGTCCTGGAGGACTGCTGTGGCCCTGACAGCAGTGCAAGGTCCTCCAGGTGGGAAGGACGTGCCCGCGGTGCAGGCTGGCAGGCCACATGCACAGCCTGCTGGTTCTCCTGGGAGTGCCGACCACGGGGACCCGCTCAGTGCGAGGCCGCCATCTTTACACTGTACTGTTTCCCGAGGTTGGCTGCTGAGCCTGGGCCACCCTGCAATTTCCTGTGGCAACTCAGGGAAGCCACCTCTTTGGGTACCAGGGCGGCCCCAACTGTTGTCAGAAAACGGCACAGCTGCCTCTCACAGCCCAGGCCAGGCCTGCAACTCCTCTCCCCAAAGCCACGGTGACTTGGGGCCAATGCCCTGGCCAGGTCCCTGCAGGGATCTAGGAAGCAGCCTGTCAGAAGCACAGCATTGTGGCACTAAACCCAAGACTGCCCAGCAACTCTGGTCACCAGAATCTGTCCCCTCTCTGGGGCTATGCATGGGCAGCCGAACCCTAGGGCCTCTCTCTCTGCAGCAGCATCTACAGGAAACTGGTACTGACCACAGCTGGGCCACTGCCCAGGCTCAAGGGTGGGGGGTTCCTCGGACCTTCCAGCCCCTACTGCAGGCCCAGTAGGACTCACAGGAAAGCTGGAGCAGGGCCAAGGCCCGCAAGTAGCCAGGTGGCCCCACTCCGGAACGCCCGTGGGCTACCGTggctctccctgccccaccctgtgACCTGCCGCTGGGGCCAGACTGTACCTGGGGACAAGTGGCTGCCAGGCAGGCGGGAGAACACAGCTAAACAGGCTGTCCAAGCACGCTGGGCCAGACCCCTGCTCTGCCAGACCTctgctcctcccaccctcccgAGGGGCCAAACCTCtaaagaacccaggaggcggccgggcgcggtggctcaagcctgtaatcccagcgctttgggaggccgagacgggcggatcacgaggtcaggagatcgagaccatcctggctaacacggtgaaaccccgtctctactaaaaaatacaaaaaactagccgggcgcggtggcgggcgcctgtagtcccaactactcggaggctgaggcaggagaatggcgtgaacccgggaggcggagcttgcagtgagctgagatccggccactgcactccagcctgggaggcagagcgagactccgtctcaaaaaaaaaaaaaaaaaaaaaaaaaaaaaagaacccaggaGGCTCTAGGACCCCGCCCAGCAGGTGAGCAGATGAGCAGGTGGGGCGTATCTGTGGGATCCTGCGTCCAGCGGGCAGGACACAACCCTGGTCACCAAGCAGGCGAGCTTGGACCAAAGGCGTTTCCAGGCCTCCCGCCGCCAGGTCCCGTGGGTCACCCAGATGCCCACAGTGCCCCATGTCCCCAGGTTCCCCACAACTCACCCTGGTCATGGCCTGCTCTGAAAAGAGTCAGAAGCTTCTTGTAGAGGCTGAACGTCTTCAAAACAACCTTCCCTGTGCTCTTGTCAAAGATGGCTTCCTGGAAACCGACAGGCACTGACCACCATGAACCTCCAGGAACAGGGGCCCCGAGGCCGCTGG
The Papio anubis isolate 15944 chromosome 17, Panubis1.0, whole genome shotgun sequence genome window above contains:
- the LOC101020077 gene encoding cytochrome b-245 chaperone 1 isoform X1 — its product is MYLQVETRTSSRLHLKRAPGIRSWSLLVGILSIGLAAAYYSGDSLGWKLFYVTGCLFVAVQNLEDWEEAIFDKSTGKVVLKTFSLYKKLLTLFRAGHDQVVVLLHDVRDVSVEEEKVRYFGKGYMVVLRLATGFSHPLTQSAVMGHRSDVEAIAKLITSFLELHCLESPTELSQSSDSEAGDPGSQS
- the LOC101020077 gene encoding cytochrome b-245 chaperone 1 isoform X3: MYLQVETRTSSRLHLKRAPGIRSWSLLVDSLGWKLFYVTGCLFVAVQNLEDWEEAIFDKSTGKVVLKTFSLYKKLLTLFRAGHDQVVVLLHDVRDVSVEEEKVRYFGKGYMVVLRLATGFSHPLTQSAVMGHRSDVEAIAKLITSFLELHCLESPTELSQSSDSEAGDPGSQS
- the LOC101020077 gene encoding cytochrome b-245 chaperone 1 isoform X2; its protein translation is MCPTTENRSDWLMVSGAAGDLVGGPALGLQPGPDGAGTCLCAGLSCLCLSPGPSSCRDWGCLLGMYLQVETRTSSRLHLKRAPGIRSWSLLVDSLGWKLFYVTGCLFVAVQNLEDWEEAIFDKSTGKVVLKTFSLYKKLLTLFRAGHDQVVVLLHDVRDVSVEEEKVRYFGKGYMVVLRLATGFSHPLTQSAVMGHRSDVEAIAKLITSFLELHCLESPTELSQSSDSEAGDPGSQS